The Hymenobacter sp. DG01 genome has a segment encoding these proteins:
- the uvrA gene encoding excinuclease ABC subunit UvrA, with amino-acid sequence MAKKTTAASVSSSAASKPAAASKAARPAKTAKPQAPDAPAPTPTKARKAAAAVADNATRHTTAAVQAVPRLEEVAEAVVESRITGQLTGPADLEAPYIEVYGAREHNLKNVSTQIPRGRLVVFTGISGSGKSSLAFDTIYAEGQRRYMETFSAYARSFMGGLERPDVDKIEGLSPVISIEQKTTSRNPRSTVGTITEIYDFLRLLYARTAEAFSYATGQKMIRQSDDQIINYILKEYDQRKLIVLAPVVKGRKGHYRELFQQIAKLGFTKVRVDGELLDITPKMQVDRYKIHDIEIVIDRLVVKEEDRFRLSGSVQNALTQGKGTMLVLDPDKKKDNTQFFSRFLMDPATGIAYDDPAPNTFSFNSPYGACPTCNGLGEVQEITEDSVMPDKKLSISRGGIAPLGEYRDIWIFQQLSLIVKKHKASLSTPIEKLPQDLVERLLHGVPEDEDADPKKANYVEPFEGIIPFLRRQMESDSENIREWIQQYTQAQECPECHGYRLKKESLHFKIDGRHIGELSVLDLNELAGWFEGLEDRLSERQNLIARELLKEIRKRIGFLLEVGLDYLNLHRSVRTLSGGESQRIRLATQIGTQLVGVLYIMDEPSIGLHQRDNERLIKALQHLRDLGNSVIVVEHDKDMILHADYVLDIGPGAGIHGGQIVAEGTPTEIFNSGSLTSQYLSGQKHIELRKKKRAGEGNELVLKGAKGHNLKNVTAKFPLGKLIAVTGVSGSGKSSLIHDTLYPILNQHFFNAKREPLPHAGIEGLDFIDKVIEVDQSPIGRTPRSNPATYTGVFTEIRQLFASLPEAKIRGYGPGRFSFNVKGGRCETCEGAGMRTIEMNFLPDVHVPCETCKGRRYNRETLEVRFKGKSITDVLDMTVEKAVEFFEFQPRILRKIQTLNEVGLGYLTLGQQATTLSGGEAQRVKLATELSKKDTGKTFYILDEPTTGLHFEDINHLAVVLHKLADKGNTVLIIEHNLDLIKVADHIIDIGPEGGAGGGTIVAQGTPEQVAKSGKGHTSRFLAEELRTSKYAEEKPEKAA; translated from the coding sequence ATGGCTAAAAAAACAACTGCCGCTTCTGTTTCTTCTTCCGCTGCCAGCAAACCCGCGGCAGCTTCTAAAGCTGCCCGCCCGGCCAAAACGGCGAAGCCCCAGGCGCCCGACGCTCCGGCGCCTACCCCCACCAAAGCCCGCAAAGCTGCCGCGGCTGTAGCCGACAACGCTACCCGCCACACTACCGCTGCCGTGCAGGCGGTACCTCGCCTGGAAGAGGTAGCCGAAGCCGTGGTGGAAAGCCGGATAACCGGCCAGCTCACTGGCCCTGCCGACCTGGAGGCGCCTTATATTGAAGTGTACGGTGCCCGGGAGCACAACCTCAAGAACGTTTCCACCCAGATTCCGCGCGGACGCCTGGTGGTATTCACCGGCATTTCGGGCTCGGGCAAGTCGTCGTTGGCTTTCGATACGATTTACGCCGAGGGCCAGCGCCGCTACATGGAGACGTTTTCGGCCTATGCCCGCTCCTTCATGGGCGGACTGGAACGGCCCGACGTGGATAAGATTGAGGGCTTGTCGCCGGTTATCAGCATCGAGCAGAAAACCACCTCGCGCAACCCCCGCTCTACCGTCGGGACCATCACCGAGATTTACGACTTCCTGCGCCTGCTCTACGCCCGCACCGCCGAGGCGTTCAGCTACGCTACGGGCCAGAAGATGATCCGGCAGTCTGACGACCAGATCATCAACTACATCCTGAAAGAGTACGACCAGCGCAAGCTCATCGTGCTGGCTCCGGTAGTGAAAGGCCGCAAAGGGCACTACCGCGAGCTGTTCCAGCAGATTGCCAAGCTGGGCTTTACCAAGGTGCGTGTGGACGGGGAGCTGCTCGACATCACGCCCAAGATGCAGGTGGACCGCTACAAAATCCACGACATCGAAATTGTCATCGACCGGCTGGTGGTGAAGGAGGAAGACCGGTTCCGCCTCAGCGGTTCGGTACAGAATGCTTTGACCCAGGGCAAGGGCACCATGCTAGTGCTCGACCCCGACAAGAAGAAGGATAACACCCAGTTTTTCTCCCGCTTCCTCATGGACCCGGCTACCGGCATTGCCTACGATGACCCGGCACCCAACACCTTCTCCTTCAACTCGCCCTACGGTGCCTGCCCTACCTGCAACGGTCTGGGCGAAGTGCAGGAAATCACCGAGGACTCGGTGATGCCCGATAAGAAGCTGAGCATCAGCCGCGGCGGCATTGCGCCCCTGGGCGAGTACCGCGACATCTGGATTTTTCAGCAGCTGAGCCTCATCGTGAAAAAGCACAAGGCCAGCCTGAGTACCCCTATTGAGAAGCTGCCCCAGGACCTGGTAGAGCGCCTCCTGCACGGCGTGCCTGAGGATGAGGACGCGGACCCCAAAAAGGCCAACTACGTGGAGCCGTTTGAGGGAATCATTCCCTTCCTGCGCCGCCAGATGGAGTCCGATTCGGAGAACATCCGGGAGTGGATTCAGCAGTACACCCAGGCCCAGGAGTGCCCCGAGTGCCACGGCTACCGCCTCAAAAAGGAGAGCCTGCACTTCAAGATTGACGGCCGCCACATCGGGGAGCTGTCGGTGCTGGATTTGAACGAACTGGCGGGTTGGTTTGAGGGCCTGGAAGACCGTCTCTCGGAGCGCCAGAACCTGATTGCCCGCGAGCTGCTAAAGGAAATCCGCAAGCGCATCGGCTTCCTGCTGGAAGTGGGCCTCGACTACCTGAACCTGCACCGCTCGGTGCGCACGCTCTCGGGCGGCGAGTCGCAGCGTATCCGTCTGGCTACCCAAATCGGGACCCAGCTGGTGGGCGTGCTCTACATCATGGACGAGCCTAGCATTGGCCTGCACCAGCGCGACAACGAGCGCCTGATCAAGGCTCTGCAGCACCTGCGCGACCTGGGCAACTCCGTGATTGTGGTGGAGCACGACAAGGATATGATTCTGCACGCCGACTACGTGCTGGATATCGGACCTGGCGCCGGCATCCACGGCGGGCAGATTGTGGCCGAGGGTACACCTACAGAAATCTTCAACTCCGGCTCTCTCACCTCACAGTACCTCAGCGGGCAGAAGCACATCGAGCTGCGCAAGAAAAAGCGGGCCGGCGAAGGCAACGAGCTGGTGCTGAAAGGTGCTAAGGGCCACAACCTCAAAAACGTAACGGCCAAGTTCCCGTTGGGCAAGCTCATTGCCGTCACGGGCGTATCGGGCTCGGGCAAGTCGTCACTCATCCACGATACGCTCTACCCCATCCTCAACCAACACTTCTTCAATGCCAAGCGTGAGCCGCTACCCCACGCGGGCATCGAAGGCCTGGATTTCATTGATAAAGTGATTGAGGTGGACCAGTCGCCGATTGGGCGCACGCCGCGCTCCAACCCGGCTACGTACACCGGCGTGTTCACCGAAATTCGCCAGCTATTCGCTTCGTTGCCCGAGGCTAAAATCCGGGGGTACGGACCGGGGCGCTTCTCTTTCAACGTGAAGGGCGGGCGCTGCGAAACCTGCGAGGGGGCCGGTATGCGCACCATCGAAATGAACTTCCTGCCCGACGTGCACGTGCCCTGCGAAACCTGCAAAGGCCGCCGCTACAACCGCGAAACCCTGGAAGTGCGCTTCAAAGGCAAATCCATTACCGACGTGCTCGACATGACGGTAGAAAAGGCCGTGGAGTTCTTCGAGTTTCAGCCCCGCATCCTGCGCAAGATTCAGACCCTGAACGAGGTAGGTCTGGGCTACCTCACCCTGGGCCAGCAAGCCACTACGCTTTCGGGCGGCGAGGCCCAGCGCGTGAAGCTGGCCACCGAGCTCAGCAAGAAGGACACCGGCAAAACCTTCTACATCCTCGACGAGCCTACCACCGGTCTGCACTTCGAGGACATTAACCACCTGGCCGTGGTGTTGCACAAGCTGGCCGATAAGGGCAATACGGTCCTCATCATTGAGCACAACCTCGACCTGATTAAGGTAGCTGACCACATCATCGACATCGGGCCCGAAGGTGGCGCGGGCGGCGGTACCATCGTGGCCCAGGGCACGCCGGAGCAGGTAGCCAAATCGGGCAAGGGGCACACCAGCCGTTTCCTGGCCGAGGAGTTGCGCACCAGCAAGTACGCCGAGGAAAAGCCAGAAAAAGCAGCTTAG
- the queA gene encoding tRNA preQ1(34) S-adenosylmethionine ribosyltransferase-isomerase QueA — MKLSEFKFDLPESLLAQHPAKNRDESRLMVLHRDSGKIEHRVFKDIIEYFNEGDVFVVNDTKVFPARLYGNKEKTGAQIEVFLLRELNKEIHLWDVLVDPARKIRVGNKLYFGESDMVAEVIDNTTSRGRTIKFLFDGSDEEFYKALHDLGETPIPKEFISRETEAADKERYQTIYAKHTGAVAAPSAGLHFTREVMKRLEIKGVDVVPVTLHVGLGTFRPVDVEDLTKHKMDSENFIVPADSAVVVNRALDTKKRVCAVGTTSMRAMESSVSAHSRLKPTEGWTDKFIFPPYDFKISNALLTNFHTPESTLMMMASAFAGHELLIEAYQLAIKEKYKFFSYGDAMLIL; from the coding sequence ATGAAACTGTCTGAGTTCAAATTTGACTTGCCCGAAAGCCTGCTGGCACAGCACCCCGCCAAAAACCGCGACGAGTCGCGCCTGATGGTGCTGCACCGCGACAGTGGCAAGATTGAGCACCGCGTGTTCAAGGATATTATTGAGTATTTCAACGAGGGCGACGTATTCGTGGTCAACGATACCAAGGTATTTCCGGCCCGTCTGTATGGCAACAAGGAGAAAACCGGCGCCCAGATTGAAGTATTTCTGCTTCGCGAGCTGAACAAGGAAATTCACCTCTGGGACGTACTCGTGGACCCCGCCCGCAAAATCCGGGTAGGCAACAAGCTCTACTTCGGCGAGTCGGACATGGTGGCCGAGGTAATTGACAACACCACTTCGCGCGGCCGTACCATCAAGTTCCTGTTTGATGGTTCCGACGAGGAGTTCTACAAGGCCCTGCACGACCTGGGCGAAACCCCGATTCCGAAGGAATTTATTTCCCGCGAAACGGAGGCTGCCGACAAGGAGCGTTACCAAACGATTTACGCCAAGCACACCGGTGCCGTAGCCGCCCCTTCGGCTGGCCTGCACTTCACCCGCGAGGTAATGAAGCGCCTGGAAATCAAAGGGGTAGATGTAGTTCCGGTAACCCTGCACGTAGGCTTGGGCACTTTCCGCCCCGTGGACGTGGAAGACCTCACCAAACACAAGATGGACTCCGAGAACTTCATTGTTCCTGCTGATTCGGCAGTAGTAGTGAACCGGGCCCTGGACACCAAGAAGCGCGTGTGCGCCGTAGGTACTACCTCTATGCGCGCCATGGAGTCGTCGGTTTCGGCCCACTCTCGCCTGAAGCCCACCGAGGGCTGGACCGATAAGTTCATCTTCCCTCCCTACGATTTCAAAATCTCCAACGCGCTGCTCACCAACTTCCACACTCCGGAAAGCACGCTGATGATGATGGCCTCGGCCTTTGCCGGCCACGAGCTGCTGATTGAAGCGTACCAACTTGCCATCAAGGAGAAGTATAAGTTCTTCAGCTACGGCGACGCCATGCTGATTCTGTAA
- a CDS encoding DUF2795 domain-containing protein, which translates to MYWTLELASYLEDAPWPATKDELIDYSIRSGAPMEVVENLQALEDDGQPYENIEEVWPDYPTKEDFMFNEDEY; encoded by the coding sequence ATGTACTGGACTCTGGAACTTGCTTCGTACCTGGAAGATGCACCCTGGCCCGCCACCAAGGATGAGCTCATTGATTACTCTATCCGCTCGGGTGCCCCGATGGAGGTAGTAGAAAACCTGCAGGCTCTGGAAGACGACGGTCAGCCCTACGAGAACATTGAGGAAGTATGGCCGGACTACCCGACCAAGGAAGACTTCATGTTCAACGAAGACGAGTATTAG
- a CDS encoding DUF4142 domain-containing protein, protein MKRILLSAACVGLLGLGACGNSGNESAAAGGATETSAAGAAGSDTAMASSSTMPSSDTSSTGMAAEGPTAPHSTDPEFMMSAAHSDQNEIQLSKMALEKGVTGMAKDHANKMITDHTKSTADLKPIAQKKGVTLPTDMDAEHKAIAAQMKELSGKEFEQKYMEQMTMDHQKTVNTMVAHQKMTQDADLQGFITKTLPVVQSHLTMFKQHSGMGASSSNM, encoded by the coding sequence ATGAAACGTATTCTCTTATCTGCGGCCTGCGTAGGCCTGCTGGGCCTGGGCGCCTGTGGTAACTCGGGCAACGAGTCGGCAGCTGCTGGCGGCGCTACTGAAACCTCCGCGGCTGGCGCGGCTGGCTCCGATACGGCCATGGCCTCGTCCAGCACTATGCCTTCGTCTGATACTTCTTCGACCGGCATGGCGGCGGAAGGCCCCACGGCTCCGCACTCCACCGACCCGGAATTCATGATGTCGGCGGCCCACAGCGACCAAAACGAAATCCAGCTCAGCAAAATGGCGCTGGAGAAGGGCGTAACGGGTATGGCGAAAGACCACGCCAACAAAATGATTACCGACCATACCAAGTCCACGGCTGACCTGAAGCCCATTGCCCAGAAAAAGGGCGTGACCCTGCCCACCGACATGGACGCTGAGCACAAGGCTATTGCCGCGCAAATGAAGGAACTGTCGGGCAAGGAGTTCGAGCAGAAGTACATGGAGCAAATGACCATGGACCACCAGAAAACGGTGAACACCATGGTGGCTCACCAGAAAATGACGCAGGATGCTGACCTTCAGGGCTTCATCACGAAAACTCTGCCCGTGGTACAGTCCCACCTGACTATGTTCAAGCAGCACTCCGGCATGGGAGCTTCCAGCTCCAATATGTAA
- a CDS encoding TIGR00730 family Rossman fold protein, with product MSKLKKTSRTKAADQVLNAGSGQTIVQPNVNDNKVKTISDIREQTHGERTVQLDDEQRIRKAFVDKDWNEIKIADSWQIFKVMAEFVEGFEKMTKIGPCVSIFGSARTKPDNPYYQMAEEIAAKLVRHGYGVITGGGPGIMEAGNKGAHKEGGKSVGLNIELPFEQFHNAYIDPDKVINFDYFFVRKVMFVKYAQGFIGMPGGFGTLDELFEAITLIQTKKIGRFPIVLVGTRYWQGMFDWIQQVMLEDEHNISPEDMNLVQLVDDAESAVKIIDDFYSKYLLSPNF from the coding sequence ATGTCGAAGCTCAAAAAAACCAGTAGAACCAAAGCAGCCGACCAGGTATTGAACGCCGGTAGCGGCCAGACCATCGTTCAGCCCAACGTCAACGACAATAAGGTTAAGACCATCAGCGACATCCGGGAGCAGACCCACGGCGAGCGGACCGTGCAGCTTGACGACGAGCAGCGCATCCGCAAGGCCTTCGTGGACAAGGACTGGAACGAAATCAAGATTGCAGACTCCTGGCAGATCTTCAAGGTGATGGCCGAGTTCGTGGAGGGCTTCGAGAAGATGACCAAGATCGGGCCCTGCGTGTCCATCTTCGGCTCGGCCCGTACCAAGCCCGACAACCCCTACTACCAAATGGCCGAAGAAATTGCGGCTAAGCTGGTGCGCCACGGCTACGGCGTAATTACGGGTGGTGGTCCCGGCATTATGGAGGCCGGCAACAAAGGCGCCCATAAGGAGGGCGGCAAGTCGGTGGGCCTGAACATTGAGCTGCCCTTCGAGCAGTTCCACAACGCCTACATCGACCCCGATAAGGTGATTAACTTCGACTACTTCTTCGTGCGGAAGGTGATGTTCGTGAAGTACGCCCAGGGCTTCATTGGCATGCCCGGCGGCTTCGGCACCCTCGATGAGCTGTTCGAGGCCATTACCCTGATTCAGACCAAGAAAATTGGCCGTTTCCCCATTGTACTGGTGGGCACGCGCTACTGGCAGGGTATGTTCGACTGGATTCAGCAGGTAATGCTGGAAGATGAGCACAACATCTCGCCCGAAGACATGAACCTGGTGCAGCTGGTGGACGACGCAGAATCGGCGGTGAAAATCATCGACGACTTCTACAGCAAATACCTGCTCTCGCCCAACTTCTAA
- a CDS encoding lycopene cyclase family protein, protein MVPEKPVPPTEYDYLIVGGGAAGLSLAYHISQEPALASKRVLVLEPEAKTQNDRTWSFWADEPLLFDGIVAHEWEQLAFRSPQFERVFSLRRHRYKMIRGLDFYQFVHAALARSPQVTCLQASVTDLAEVEGVGVRSTTAAGEFTARYAFDSRPPELNEARQPRKHRYLLQHFVGWEVETDEDAFDPATVEFMDFRGAQHHEARFIYVLPFSRRKALVEYTLFSAEVLPKAEYEAEIRRYLHEQLGVGTFRIEAEEVGAIPMTDHPLAARAGNHIINLGTRAGRAKPSTGYAFKRIQAHSARLVAGLAATGHPPQDLTGDQWQFHLFDTLLLDIMQRQGERTRDIFTELFQRNPVERIFDFLDERTSWKENFQIMNSVTPWPFLRSIGHVVRGRPGAR, encoded by the coding sequence ATGGTGCCTGAGAAACCTGTTCCACCAACCGAGTACGATTACCTGATAGTAGGAGGTGGGGCGGCAGGGCTAAGCTTGGCATACCACATCAGTCAGGAGCCGGCCCTGGCCTCCAAACGGGTGCTGGTGCTGGAGCCGGAAGCCAAAACGCAGAACGACCGAACCTGGTCGTTCTGGGCCGATGAGCCCTTGTTGTTTGACGGCATTGTAGCGCACGAGTGGGAGCAGCTGGCTTTCCGCAGCCCTCAGTTCGAGCGGGTGTTTTCGCTGCGGCGCCATCGGTACAAGATGATTCGGGGCCTGGATTTTTACCAGTTCGTGCACGCGGCCCTGGCCCGGAGCCCCCAGGTTACTTGCCTGCAAGCCAGCGTAACCGACCTTGCGGAGGTGGAGGGGGTAGGAGTGCGGTCCACAACCGCTGCCGGCGAGTTTACCGCCCGCTACGCCTTCGACAGCCGGCCCCCGGAGCTTAACGAGGCCCGGCAACCCCGGAAGCACCGCTACCTGCTCCAGCACTTCGTAGGCTGGGAAGTGGAGACGGATGAGGATGCTTTCGACCCCGCCACCGTGGAGTTTATGGACTTCCGGGGCGCACAGCACCACGAGGCCCGCTTTATTTATGTGCTACCCTTCAGTCGGCGTAAAGCCTTGGTAGAGTACACGCTGTTTTCGGCCGAGGTGCTGCCTAAAGCAGAGTACGAAGCGGAAATCCGGCGCTACCTGCACGAGCAGCTGGGGGTAGGAACGTTCCGGATTGAGGCTGAGGAGGTAGGAGCCATTCCGATGACGGACCACCCGCTGGCCGCCCGCGCTGGCAACCACATCATCAATCTGGGTACCCGCGCCGGGCGGGCCAAGCCCAGCACGGGCTACGCCTTCAAGCGCATCCAGGCCCACTCGGCCCGGCTGGTGGCGGGGCTGGCTGCTACCGGTCATCCCCCGCAAGATTTAACCGGCGACCAGTGGCAGTTCCACCTGTTCGATACGCTCCTGCTGGACATTATGCAGCGCCAGGGCGAACGAACGCGCGACATTTTTACGGAGCTGTTCCAGCGTAACCCCGTAGAGCGCATCTTCGACTTTCTGGACGAGCGCACCAGCTGGAAAGAAAACTTCCAGATTATGAACTCCGTGACGCCGTGGCCCTTCCTGCGCTCCATCGGCCACGTCGTGCGCGGCCGGCCTGGGGCGAGGTGA
- a CDS encoding ABC transporter permease, whose protein sequence is MKALRLTLESFRFAWQALKANLLRTILSLLGVTVGIFAIIAVFTVVDSLEANVRQSMSFVGDKVIYVMKMPWTFDQPDYPWWKYFGRPVPTVREYNDLRKSLSDNNRGVAVFASAGGNTLRAGNNSMESIALQGVSYDFRKVSDLPIAEGRYFTQREVESARNVAIIGADIASNLFPNSTAIGREFKAKGQRFTVIGVVQKEGKKLIDTPSNDNNVVIPFGAFTKIFTLSTGNGFGITPTIAVKGREEDEGLLDLESEMRGLMRNIRSLRPREEDNFALNRPEMFANLIGKLFSIIGVAGAIIGSFAMLVGGFGIANIMFVSVKERTNIIGIQKSLGAKNYFVLFQFLFEAVFLCLLGGAAGIFLVWLITLIPQETLPLLLSWSNISLGLTVSVVIGVLAGIIPAVLAANLDPVIAIRAK, encoded by the coding sequence ATGAAAGCGCTGCGTCTGACCCTGGAAAGTTTCCGTTTCGCGTGGCAAGCCCTGAAAGCCAACCTTCTCCGCACCATTCTGTCCTTGCTGGGCGTGACGGTGGGCATCTTTGCCATTATTGCTGTTTTCACCGTCGTTGACTCATTGGAGGCCAACGTGCGCCAGAGCATGAGCTTCGTGGGCGACAAGGTGATTTACGTGATGAAAATGCCCTGGACCTTCGACCAGCCGGACTACCCCTGGTGGAAATACTTCGGGCGGCCTGTGCCCACAGTGCGTGAGTACAATGACCTGCGCAAGAGCCTGAGCGACAACAACCGGGGCGTGGCCGTGTTTGCCAGCGCTGGCGGTAACACCCTGCGGGCCGGCAACAACAGCATGGAAAGCATTGCCCTGCAGGGTGTAAGCTACGATTTCCGGAAAGTTTCCGACCTGCCCATTGCCGAGGGGCGCTACTTCACTCAGCGCGAGGTAGAGTCGGCGCGCAACGTGGCCATCATCGGAGCGGATATTGCCTCCAACCTGTTCCCGAACAGCACAGCCATAGGGCGCGAGTTCAAGGCCAAGGGGCAGCGCTTCACGGTAATTGGGGTAGTGCAGAAGGAAGGCAAGAAGCTGATTGACACGCCCAGCAACGACAACAACGTGGTTATTCCCTTCGGGGCCTTCACCAAGATATTTACCCTGAGCACGGGCAACGGCTTTGGCATTACACCTACCATTGCCGTGAAGGGTAGGGAGGAAGACGAAGGCCTGCTGGACCTGGAGTCGGAAATGCGCGGGCTCATGCGCAATATCCGCAGCCTGCGCCCGCGGGAGGAAGACAACTTCGCCCTGAACCGCCCCGAAATGTTTGCCAACCTCATCGGAAAGCTGTTTTCTATTATTGGGGTGGCCGGGGCAATTATCGGGTCGTTTGCCATGCTGGTGGGCGGCTTCGGCATTGCCAACATCATGTTCGTATCGGTGAAGGAGCGCACCAACATCATCGGGATTCAGAAGTCGTTGGGGGCCAAGAATTACTTCGTGCTGTTCCAGTTCCTGTTCGAGGCCGTGTTCCTGTGCCTGCTGGGCGGCGCCGCCGGTATTTTCCTGGTGTGGCTGATTACGCTGATTCCGCAGGAAACCCTACCCCTGCTCTTGTCCTGGAGCAACATCTCCCTGGGGCTCACCGTGTCGGTGGTAATTGGGGTGCTGGCCGGTATCATTCCTGCCGTGCTGGCCGCCAACCTCGACCCCGTTATTGCCATTCGGGCGAAGTAA
- a CDS encoding DUF4142 domain-containing protein, protein MRLSPRLYVLLLAPLGLACSAEENSKDPVFSARFQNEKRIGEENITKRQLRDAEFLVEVASQKMELVEISQIAQRKATSADTRYIAQNAIAQLSARLQELKTLAQQKNRALPTGLGESQAREVGELTALNGPAFDKKYAELFSSLTDKAVDTYEDMADEAYDGDIRALAARQLPALKDQHTAGEALQDKLKP, encoded by the coding sequence ATGCGCCTTTCCCCTCGATTATATGTGCTACTTCTGGCTCCTCTGGGGCTAGCCTGCTCGGCCGAAGAAAACAGCAAAGACCCTGTTTTCAGCGCCAGATTCCAGAACGAGAAGCGCATTGGAGAGGAAAACATTACCAAGCGCCAGCTCCGCGACGCGGAATTTCTGGTAGAAGTAGCCAGTCAGAAGATGGAGTTGGTCGAAATCAGCCAGATAGCCCAGCGCAAAGCCACCTCCGCCGATACCCGATACATTGCCCAGAACGCTATTGCGCAGCTTTCAGCCCGGCTGCAGGAGCTGAAAACCCTGGCCCAGCAGAAAAACCGGGCCCTACCCACCGGCTTAGGCGAAAGCCAGGCCCGGGAGGTGGGCGAACTGACGGCCCTGAACGGCCCGGCCTTCGACAAAAAATACGCCGAGCTGTTTAGCAGCCTCACGGATAAAGCCGTGGACACCTACGAGGATATGGCGGACGAGGCCTACGACGGAGATATCCGGGCGCTGGCGGCCCGCCAGTTGCCCGCCCTGAAAGATCAACACACTGCGGGGGAAGCCCTGCAGGACAAGCTGAAGCCGTAA
- a CDS encoding ABC transporter ATP-binding protein, producing the protein MSDISVLKIDNLIAGYGQRVLLRNLCFMVPEPAFVAIAGHNGCGKTTLFRALTGQLPYQGSVQVLGQELHTLRRPAASGLLAHLPQRGSVEFSIPVRELVVMGRFRHHRFLGAYQTQDYALADAALARVGASHLADQDFTVLSGGEQQLVWLAQLSLQDARLYLLDEPTQQLDVYYRRRVFDLLYSWVREQQKTILCITHDLDNLAALPSGYLLNLSAPTPTLQPLTPETIRAAREYLESEESLAVRR; encoded by the coding sequence ATGTCTGACATCTCAGTTCTAAAGATTGATAACCTGATTGCGGGGTATGGACAGCGCGTCCTGCTCCGCAATTTGTGTTTTATGGTGCCGGAGCCAGCCTTTGTGGCTATTGCGGGGCACAATGGCTGCGGTAAAACTACCCTCTTCCGGGCCCTGACGGGGCAGCTGCCCTACCAGGGCTCGGTGCAGGTACTGGGCCAGGAACTGCACACCCTGCGCCGGCCGGCGGCCAGCGGCCTGCTAGCCCACTTGCCCCAGCGGGGTAGTGTAGAGTTTTCGATTCCGGTGCGGGAGCTGGTCGTAATGGGCCGCTTTCGCCACCACCGCTTCCTGGGCGCTTATCAAACGCAGGACTACGCCCTGGCCGATGCGGCCCTGGCCCGCGTGGGGGCTTCTCACTTGGCTGACCAGGATTTCACGGTGCTCTCGGGCGGGGAGCAGCAGCTGGTGTGGCTGGCCCAGCTGAGTCTGCAGGATGCCCGCCTTTACCTCCTCGACGAGCCCACCCAGCAGCTCGACGTGTACTACCGCCGTCGTGTTTTCGACCTGCTGTACTCCTGGGTCAGAGAGCAGCAGAAAACCATCCTCTGCATCACCCACGACCTCGACAACCTGGCGGCCCTACCCTCCGGTTACCTCCTCAACCTTTCTGCCCCTACCCCCACCCTACAGCCCCTAACCCCGGAAACCATCCGGGCTGCCCGCGAATACCTGGAAAGCGAAGAAAGCCTGGCAGTAAGGCGGTGA
- a CDS encoding 2-C-methyl-D-erythritol 4-phosphate cytidylyltransferase — MSAPISTTSASSSLLPAALPRFAILVAGGSGTRMGADRPKQFLPLAGEPVLLHTLRRFADPALGVQQTVLVLPPDQFETWQQLCTEYAITLPHTVVAGGATRWASVRNGLAALSSPEGVVAVHDGVRPLTPASVIEATYQVAQAQGAAIAAVVPKDSVRSLGQQGSYALDRSRLRLVQTPQCFEIGLLRRAYQLPELPTFTDDASVVEDLHPIQLVAGDYRNLKITTPEDLLLAEAILANSAQP; from the coding sequence ATGTCTGCTCCCATCAGTACCACCTCCGCTTCGTCATCCCTGCTACCCGCCGCGCTGCCGCGCTTTGCCATTCTGGTGGCAGGCGGCAGCGGCACCCGCATGGGCGCCGACCGCCCCAAGCAGTTCCTGCCGCTGGCCGGTGAGCCGGTGCTGCTGCATACCCTGCGCCGCTTCGCCGATCCGGCCCTGGGCGTGCAGCAAACGGTGCTGGTGCTACCCCCCGATCAGTTTGAAACCTGGCAGCAGCTCTGCACGGAGTATGCCATTACCCTGCCCCATACGGTTGTGGCGGGCGGCGCTACCCGCTGGGCCTCGGTGCGCAACGGGCTGGCGGCTTTGAGCAGCCCCGAGGGGGTAGTGGCCGTGCACGACGGCGTGCGCCCACTCACGCCCGCCAGCGTGATTGAGGCCACGTACCAGGTGGCCCAGGCTCAGGGCGCAGCCATTGCGGCCGTAGTGCCCAAGGACTCGGTGCGCAGCCTGGGCCAGCAGGGCTCCTATGCCCTGGACCGGTCGAGGCTGCGTCTCGTCCAGACGCCCCAGTGCTTTGAAATCGGGCTGCTGCGCCGGGCCTACCAACTGCCGGAGCTGCCTACCTTCACCGACGACGCCAGCGTGGTAGAAGACCTGCACCCCATTCAGCTAGTAGCCGGCGACTACCGCAACCTGAAAATCACCACCCCCGAGGATTTGCTTTTAGCGGAAGCCATTCTGGCCAACAGCGCGCAGCCGTAG